In Nicotiana tabacum cultivar K326 chromosome 19, ASM71507v2, whole genome shotgun sequence, one DNA window encodes the following:
- the LOC107799234 gene encoding fasciclin-like arabinogalactan protein 10: protein MGALHIFLFTLMSITISIHAHNITEILSKFPEYSEFNSYLTQTKLADEINSRQTITVLALTNGAMSDVVGKHPLSVIKNVLSLHILLDYFDSTKLHKISDGTTLSTTLYQTTGNANGNLGSVNITDLKGGKVGFGSAVSHSPLASTYTKSVKQIEYNISVLEISSPIIAPGILTAPAPSASDFNITAALEKAGCKTFASLLVQSGVLKTYQTAIATGLTVFAPNDEAFKGAKVPDLNKLKSAEVVSLLQYHAVPSYTPIGTLKTKKDPISTLATNGASKYDLSASTAGDQVTLDTGVDSSRIASTVIDSTPFCIFTVDSVLLPEELFGKSPSPAPGPAPETSPAPTPEGASPGPAPEASSPSPMVSPPAPPTSSPAGAPADAPAADSENSTAKKNAGNVNAPTLLKVLLTVSVSVIVSVYLS from the coding sequence ATGGGTGCACTACACATTTTCCTCTTTACTCTCATGTCCATTACCATTTCCATTCATGCACACAACATTACTGAAATCTTAAGCAAATTTCCAGAGTACAGTGAGTTTAACAGTTACCTCACACAAACAAAACTCGCCGACGAAATCAACAGCCGTCAAACTATCACTGTCTTAGCATTAACCAATGGAGCCATGTCCGATGTTGTCGGTAAACATCCACTTTCTGTCATCAAAAACGTTCTTTCCCTTCACATCTTGCTCGATTACTTTGACAGCACTAAACTCCACAAAATCTCTGACGGTACTACACTTTCCACTACCCTTTACCAAACTACCGGCAATGCTAACGGCAACTTAGGTTCCGTTAACATCACCGATCTTAAAGGTGGTAAAGTGGGTTTCGGCTCAGCTGTTTCACACTCACCGTTAGCGTCTACGTACACCAAATCCGTTAAGCAAATCGAGTACAATATCTCTGTGTTGGAGATTAGTTCTCCAATTATTGCTCCGGGTATTTTGACTGCTCCGGCACCGTCTGCTTCGGACTTTAACATAACAGCGGCATTGGAGAAAGCGGGATGCAAAACATTTGCTTCGTTGCTTGTCCAATCTGGCGTTCTTAAGACGTATCAAACTGCCATTGCTACGGGTTTAACTGTCTTTGCACCAAATGATGAGGCGTTCAAGGGCGCAAAAGTTCCAGATCTGAACAAACTGAAAAGTGCTGAGGTGGTTTCGCTGTTACAGTATCATGCTGTTCCGAGTTACACTCCTATTGGGACTTTGAAAACGAAGAAGGATCCTATTTCTACTCTAGCTACTAATGGTGCTAGTAAGTATGATTTGAGCGCGTCTACAGCTGGTGACCAGGTGACGCTTGACACCGGCGTTGACTCGTCAAGAATCGCTTCAACTGTGATTGACTCTACGCCGTTCTGTATTTTCACCGTCGACAGTGTACTTCTCCCTGAGGAGTTGTTCGGGAAATCTCCTTCTCCGGCGCCGGGACCTGCACCGGAGACTTCTCCGGCACCTACACCTGAGGGAGCTTCCCCTGGCCCTGCTCCGGAGGCCAGCTCACCTTCTCCGATGGTGTCTCCTCCGGCGCCGCCTACCTCGTCTCCAGCTGGTGCTCCGGCGGATGCTCCTGCTGCTGATTCCGAGAACAGTACGGCGAAGAAAAACGCCGGTAACGTTAACGCTCCGACATTGCTGAAGGTTCTACTTACAGTGTCAGTTTCGGTAATTGTGTCCGTTTATTTGTCCTAG